The Acidobacteriota bacterium DNA segment CAAGGCAACTACACGCCAACGAATCTCGAAGCCGCGCTGAGAGCCAGATTCATTGAGTGGTTGGACAGTCCCGAAAATAATCGCGCCCCCGGTAATACTTGTTTGAAAGCCTGTCGTCGTCTCAAAAAAGGCACGCAATGGCAGGAAGCCACCGTGGAATCATCGAAAGGTTGCGGCGCGAATATGCGGGTTGCGCCGGTTGGATTATTAAAGGCAGGACAACTGAGCGTAAATGAATCGGGGCGTGCCGCAATTGCGCAATTTCAAGCGGCGCTCACCCACGGACACCCAACCGCGCTTGCGGCATCAGATTTGACTTCGGCAACCCTTGTTTATTTGTTAAGTGACGGCGAACCGAAAAAAGTCATTGAGTGCCTGCGCGATTATGCGCATTCGCAGCGCATGATTTATCACGATGAGTGGCTCGGCGCGCTTTGGCAACGCGCCTTTGTTGATTCGCCTGAAAGTTTTATTGCGCGCGGCTGGGACGAATGTTTGGCTACACTTGACCGGTTAGAGCGTGTTGAGAAATTAAGTTCGCATCGGCTTCAAGCGCTTGAGCATCAGGTGAATCATCGCCAGATAAACAAACGCCTCGGATGATTCACACGCCCGTTCATAATCTTTGCTCAAGCGCCGG contains these protein-coding regions:
- a CDS encoding DDE transposase encodes the protein RRLSKDYERACESSEAFVYLAMIHLMLKRLKPMRT